The genomic segment AGGCATTGACCGTGCCGGCTGCAGCGGTACAGCGCAGCCAGGATGGTACCTACGCCTATGTCATCAACGCCGACGGCACCGCGCAAAACCAGGTGATTCAGGTCGCCAATATCCAGGACGGCATTGCAGTCATCAACAAAGGTTTGAGCGCAGGTCAAAGAGTAGTGGTCGATGGTCAGTACAAATTGAAACCAGGCATTAAAGTGAAAGAGAACGCCAGCGCGGCAGGCAGCGGCAACGCATCTAGCGCAGCCGCTAAAGGTACAACTGCGGGCACAACAACGACTGCAATTACGGGGGCAAGCAAGTGAGTATTTCTGCCGCCTTCATCAAGCGTCCTATCGGCACCACGCTGCTCGCTATTGCGATTTTCCTGGTGGGGGCAGCAGTCTGGCCCTTACTGCCGGTCGCGCCGTTGCCGCAAGTCGATTTCCCGACGATTCAAGTCTCCGCCAACTTACCGGGCGGCAGCCCTGAAACCATGGCGTCTAGCGTCGCGCAGCCACTGGAACGACAGTTCTCGCTGATTGCCGGTCTGTCGCAGATGACCTCTAGTAGTTCGCTCGGCTCGACGCAGATCACCCTGCAGTTTGACCTCAACCGCAGCATCGACGCCGCCGCGCTGGATGTGCAGGCGGCGATCACCGCCGCCAGCGGCCAGTTGCCGGCCAACTTGCCGAGTCCGCCAACTTTCCGCAAGGTCAATCCGGCAGATTCGCCGATCCTGGTGATGTCGGTGCAATCGGATGTATTGCCTATCATCCAGGTGAATGACTATGCCGACAACATCCTGGCACAGCAGATTTCGCAGATTCCCGGCGTTGGCCTGGTCAATATCGGTGGCGTGCAAAAACCGGCGGTGCGTATCCAGGTCGACCCTACCAAGTTGAGCGCGATGGGCATGAGCCTGGAAGATATCCGTGGCGTGATTGCGAACACGACGGTCAACCAGCCCAAGGGCACCGTCGACGGTCCGAAACAAAGCTTCACTGTCTACACCAATGACCAGTTGCTGAGCGCAGAACCATGGAACGACATGGTGCTGGCATATAAGAACGGCGCGCCGATTCGCGTGCGCGACATCGGCGTTGCAATTGATGCGCCGGAGAACGTCAAGGTCGCCGGCTGGGCCTACGCCGGCGCCGCCGCACCAGCTGGCAATACCGTGATCAACGGCCGCTCGATCGTGCTGGCGGTGACCAAGCAACCGGGCGCCAACGTGATCGAAACCGTGGATCGTATCAAGGCCGCGCTGCCGCGCTTGCAAGCAGCTATCCCGCCTACCGTTAGAGTCAATACCCTGATCGACCGCACCCAGACCATCCGCGCATCGGTATCCGATGTGGAGTTCACGCTGGTGCTGACCATCGCGCTGGTCGTAATGGTGATTTTCATTTTCCTGCGCAATATCCCGGCGACCTTGATCCCTAGCGTCACCGTGCCGCTGGCTATTTTCGGCACCGCCGGCGTCATGTATCTGCTGGGATTCAGTCTCGACAACCTCTCCCTGATGGCGCTGACCATCGCCGTCGGCTTCGTGGTCGACGATGCGATTGTGATGCTGGAAAACATTTACCGCTACGTCGAAGAAGGCATGTCGCCTATGGAAGCGGCGTACAAGGGTGCAGGAGAAATTGGCTTCACCATCATTTCGATTTCGGTATCGCTGGTGGCTGTGTTTATTCCGCTTCTGCTGATGGGGGGCATCGTTGGCCGCCTGTTCCGGGAATTTGCAATTACCGTGACGCTGACCATTGCTGTCTCGGTCGTGATTTCACTGACCTTGACGCCGATGTTGTGCTCGCGCTTCCTCAAGCCGCATTCCGCCGAATCGCATGGCCGCATGTACCAGCTGTTCGAGCGCGGTTTCGATGCGATGCTGAACGCCTACAAACGTGGCTTGCATGTCGTGCTGCGCCATCAATTCATCACGCTGATGGTGTTCTTCGCCACCATGGCAGCCACAGTGGCGCTGTTTATCGTGATCCCGAAAGGCTTCTTCCCGCAACAAGACACCGGCTTCGTTTACGGCTTCGCCGAATCTGGCCAGGATTCATCGTTTTCTTCGATGAATCAGCGCATGCTGGCGCTGGCAGATATCGTACGCAAGGATCCGGACGTTACCGGCTTCGGCATGAGCGGCGGCCAGAACACCTTCAATACCGGTAACTTCTTCATCAGTTTGAAACCAAAAGACGAAGGACGCACTGCCAGCGCCGATGAAGTGATTACCCGCCTGCGGCCGCAACTGGCCAAGGTGCAGGGGGTTAACCTGTTCCTGCAAGCGGGCCAGGACATCAACGTCGGCGGCCGTCTGTCGCGGACTCAGTATCAGTACACCTTGACCGACTCCAACCTGGATGAACTCAATGTCTGGGCGCCGAAACTGATGACGCGCTTCCGCCAGTTGCCGCAATTGACCGACGTCGCCTCCGACCAGCAAAATTCCGCGGCATCCGCCAGCCTGACCATCGACCGTGCCCGCGCCTCCAGTTTCGGCATCACGCCGGCGCTGATCGATGCGACGATCTACGACGCCATCGGCCAACGCCAGGTCGCCCAATATTTTACGCAGATCAATAGTTATCACGTGATCCTGGAAGTGACGCCCAAGCTGCAACAAGATCCGGACCTGTTCAACAAGTTGTACCTGACTTCACCGGTCACGGGCCAGCAAGTACCGTTGTCGACCTTCGTCACCGTCGATACCAACAAGACTTCGTATCTGTCGATCAGTCATCAGGGCCAGTTCCCGGCGGTGACGATTTCCTTCAACCTGGCGCCGGGCGTGGCGCTGGGCGAAGCAGTCACTGCGATCAACAAGGCTCAAAACGACATGGGCATACCGCCAACCCTGACCGGTGCGTTCCAGGGCACGGCGAAGGCATTTGGCGACTCGCTGTCGTCGCAGCCTTACCTGATCGCTGCCGCCCTGGTTGCGGTATATATCGTGCTGGGCTTGCTGTATGAAAGCTATATCCACCCGCTGACGATCTTGTCGACCTTGCCTTCGGCCGGCGTCGGCGCCCTGCTGATTCTGATGGCAGGCGGTTATGACCTCACCGTGATTGCGCTGATCGGCATCATCCTGCTGATCGGCATCGTCAAGAAAAACGGCATCATGATGGTCGACTTTGCGCTCACCGCAGAACGGGATCACGGCATGAAGCCGGAAGAGGCGATTTACCAGGCTTGCCTGCTGCGCTTCCGGCCGATCATGATGACCACCATGTGCGCGCTGTTGAGCGGCCTGCCGCTGATGCTGGGCCACGGCGCCGGTTCTGAACTGCGGCGCCCGCTGGGCTACGCCATGGTAGGTGGTCTGATCCTGTCGCAAGCGCTGACCTTGTTCTCAACCCCCGTGGTCTATCTGTATCTGGATCGCGCCCATTACTGGTACGAGAGCCGCAAGGAAGCGCGGCGGGCGCTCAAGGCAGCGCGCAAGGCAGGAACAACGGTTGCAAACCCGTCAGTCGTGATAGATTCGAAATAATCAAAACAGAAATTTCCCGATCCTGCATGGCGGTATGGCGTTAGTACATGCCGCCATGCAGGACAGAACAGGAGACCGGCTACACATGAAAATCCTGATCGTCGAAGATGAACTGAAGACTGCGGACTACCTATACAAGGGGCTGACCGAACAAGGCTGCGCCGTCGATGTAGCGCACGACGGCATTGATGGCCAGCATCTGGCGTTGCAGCACGATTACGATGTGATCGTGCTCGATGTCATGCTGCCTGGCGTGGACGGTTTTTCTGTCTTGCATGCTCTGCGCGAAATCAAGCAAACCCCCGTCATCATGCTGACCGCGCGCGACCGCGTGGAAGATCGCATCAAGGGCTTGCAAGGCGGCGCCGACGATTACCTGGTCAAGCCGTTTTCATTCCTGGAACTACTAGCCAGACTGCAGGCGTTGACGCGGCGTGGCCGCGCCCTGGAACCGGCACAATTGAGGATCGCCGATCTGCAGATCGACCTGATCAGCCGCAAAGCCTACCGCGCCGGTATCCGCATCGACCTCACCGCCAAGGAATTTTCCTTGCTGGCGGTGCTGGCCAGGCGGCAAGGCGAAATTCTTTCGAAGACGGCGATCGCCGAACTGGTGTGGGACATGAATTTTGACAGCAACACCAATGTCGTCGAAGTCGCTATCAAGCGCTTGCGCGCCAAGATCGACATGCCGTTCAGCCTCAAGCTGCTGCACACCATACGCGGCATGGGCTACGTGCTGGAACCACGCGAACCGCACCATCCGCATGAGCAGCATGGTCAAGAGAGCATCGAATGAAGCGTTCCATCAAAGTGCGCCTGGTGGCGATGTTCGCACTGGCCGCATTGCTGATTTTTTCACTCATAGGCGGTGCCTTGTACGGCGTGCTGCAGCGTGAATTGGCGCGCCACCAGCACGATGAATTGAATACTCGCTTCCTGGACACCCAGTACATGATCGAGCACAACGGCGATCCCGCCCGCTGGCCGCGGGTTCAGGCGAAACTGGATACGCTGACGCCGGCCGACGGCAGCTTTCGCTATTGGGTGCTGAGCGACGATCCGCGCTTCCAGTACGGCAAGGACCTGGCCGATATCGAAAAGATAGATCGCAACCCGAACGGCATGGGCAACCTGACACTGCGCGGCCGCGCATATCCGCTGCATACCTTGACGAAAGCCCTGCCCGCCTTCCAGGAACGGCCCGCAGTCAGGCTGATCGTGGCGGTGGACGCAGCACCTTATATGCACACCTTGCACGCCTTCATGATTGCGTTGGTTGGACTGTCACTGCTGGGCGTGGTACTGGTGATGCTGCTCGGCTACTGGATTGCGCAAGTAGGATTGCGGCCTTTGAAACAACTCTCTACCGAAGCGCAATCGCTTGGCCCCAAGACCTTGTCGCAGCGCTTGCAAATTTCCCCGCTGCCGGGTGAACTATCAGACCTGACGGCAGCGTTCAATGGCGCGTTGGAACGCATGGAGGGCGCTTATAACCAGATGGAAGCCTTTAATGCGGATGTTGCCCATGAGTTGCGCACGCCGCTGGCCAACCTGATCGGCGAAACCCAAGTCGCGTTGTCACGCCAGCGCACGGCGCCGCAATTCGAGGAAGTGCTGCAATCCAACCTGGAAGAACTGGAACGACTGCGTTCGATCATCAACGACATGCTGTTCCTCGCTCGCGTCGACCAGGGGGAGGCCGCCACTAGCCTGGTGCGCACCTCGATTGCGCTGGAAATAAACAAGACCGTGGAGTTTTTTGAATTTGTGCTGGATGAGTCGAAAATGACGGTCAAGGTAAAAGGCGACATCAATGCCGAGGCCTCG from the Collimonas arenae genome contains:
- a CDS encoding efflux RND transporter permease subunit, which codes for MSISAAFIKRPIGTTLLAIAIFLVGAAVWPLLPVAPLPQVDFPTIQVSANLPGGSPETMASSVAQPLERQFSLIAGLSQMTSSSSLGSTQITLQFDLNRSIDAAALDVQAAITAASGQLPANLPSPPTFRKVNPADSPILVMSVQSDVLPIIQVNDYADNILAQQISQIPGVGLVNIGGVQKPAVRIQVDPTKLSAMGMSLEDIRGVIANTTVNQPKGTVDGPKQSFTVYTNDQLLSAEPWNDMVLAYKNGAPIRVRDIGVAIDAPENVKVAGWAYAGAAAPAGNTVINGRSIVLAVTKQPGANVIETVDRIKAALPRLQAAIPPTVRVNTLIDRTQTIRASVSDVEFTLVLTIALVVMVIFIFLRNIPATLIPSVTVPLAIFGTAGVMYLLGFSLDNLSLMALTIAVGFVVDDAIVMLENIYRYVEEGMSPMEAAYKGAGEIGFTIISISVSLVAVFIPLLLMGGIVGRLFREFAITVTLTIAVSVVISLTLTPMLCSRFLKPHSAESHGRMYQLFERGFDAMLNAYKRGLHVVLRHQFITLMVFFATMAATVALFIVIPKGFFPQQDTGFVYGFAESGQDSSFSSMNQRMLALADIVRKDPDVTGFGMSGGQNTFNTGNFFISLKPKDEGRTASADEVITRLRPQLAKVQGVNLFLQAGQDINVGGRLSRTQYQYTLTDSNLDELNVWAPKLMTRFRQLPQLTDVASDQQNSAASASLTIDRARASSFGITPALIDATIYDAIGQRQVAQYFTQINSYHVILEVTPKLQQDPDLFNKLYLTSPVTGQQVPLSTFVTVDTNKTSYLSISHQGQFPAVTISFNLAPGVALGEAVTAINKAQNDMGIPPTLTGAFQGTAKAFGDSLSSQPYLIAAALVAVYIVLGLLYESYIHPLTILSTLPSAGVGALLILMAGGYDLTVIALIGIILLIGIVKKNGIMMVDFALTAERDHGMKPEEAIYQACLLRFRPIMMTTMCALLSGLPLMLGHGAGSELRRPLGYAMVGGLILSQALTLFSTPVVYLYLDRAHYWYESRKEARRALKAARKAGTTVANPSVVIDSK
- a CDS encoding heavy metal response regulator transcription factor produces the protein MKILIVEDELKTADYLYKGLTEQGCAVDVAHDGIDGQHLALQHDYDVIVLDVMLPGVDGFSVLHALREIKQTPVIMLTARDRVEDRIKGLQGGADDYLVKPFSFLELLARLQALTRRGRALEPAQLRIADLQIDLISRKAYRAGIRIDLTAKEFSLLAVLARRQGEILSKTAIAELVWDMNFDSNTNVVEVAIKRLRAKIDMPFSLKLLHTIRGMGYVLEPREPHHPHEQHGQESIE
- a CDS encoding heavy metal sensor histidine kinase — protein: MKRSIKVRLVAMFALAALLIFSLIGGALYGVLQRELARHQHDELNTRFLDTQYMIEHNGDPARWPRVQAKLDTLTPADGSFRYWVLSDDPRFQYGKDLADIEKIDRNPNGMGNLTLRGRAYPLHTLTKALPAFQERPAVRLIVAVDAAPYMHTLHAFMIALVGLSLLGVVLVMLLGYWIAQVGLRPLKQLSTEAQSLGPKTLSQRLQISPLPGELSDLTAAFNGALERMEGAYNQMEAFNADVAHELRTPLANLIGETQVALSRQRTAPQFEEVLQSNLEELERLRSIINDMLFLARVDQGEAATSLVRTSIALEINKTVEFFEFVLDESKMTVKVKGDINAEASIETSLFKRAMSNLLHNAIQHSTPGAAIVVTITQQPAIIGIAVSNPGKPIAENHLPRLFDRFYRVDAARNDKDQSQLHGHGLGLAIVKAIAKMHGGGVFANSIEGVTTIGFSIPATGAITH